In the genome of Arcobacter sp. F155, one region contains:
- a CDS encoding metal-dependent hydrolase, with protein sequence MKILSASWIITCNEDSAIIKDGAVVFDEKIIDVGTKEFIENKYPEVEIESLGENSVLMPGLINSHVHLEFSSNATTLKYGNFMQWLNSVIASREELVEKATSKLISKKLSKMLKSGTTTIGAISSYSLDIEPCVKTPINTVFFTEVIGSKADMIDNLFADFKARLNTAKKNESKNFIPAIAIHSPYSVHPFLVRETLNLAREDKLAVSSHFLESPEEFEWLHRDEGGFLEFFKNFLGQEKSVTKPMEFLNQFKDIDNLSFTHCVEASDNDLKKIKELNAFVNHCVTSNRLLNNTKLDIDRLIDLKVPFTIGTDGLSSNNSLSMFDELRNCLMMHVDKNPISFSKSLLQAATINGAKALGLQKGQLVKEKDADIIAINLPDNIKDEEDLCMNVILHTKFVSKVFIGGQNA encoded by the coding sequence TTATTGATGTGGGTACTAAAGAGTTCATTGAAAATAAATATCCAGAAGTTGAAATTGAGTCTTTAGGTGAAAACTCAGTTTTAATGCCAGGACTTATAAACTCTCATGTCCATTTAGAGTTCTCTTCAAATGCAACAACTTTAAAATATGGAAACTTTATGCAGTGGCTAAACTCTGTTATTGCATCAAGAGAAGAGTTAGTTGAAAAAGCAACTAGTAAACTTATCTCTAAAAAGTTATCTAAGATGCTTAAAAGTGGTACTACAACAATTGGAGCTATCTCTTCATACTCACTTGATATAGAACCATGTGTGAAAACTCCTATTAATACAGTATTTTTTACTGAAGTAATTGGAAGTAAGGCTGATATGATAGATAACTTATTTGCAGATTTTAAAGCAAGATTAAATACAGCAAAAAAGAATGAAAGTAAAAATTTTATTCCAGCAATTGCTATTCACTCTCCATATTCAGTACATCCATTTTTAGTAAGGGAGACTTTAAATCTAGCAAGAGAAGATAAGTTAGCAGTAAGTTCACACTTTTTAGAATCTCCAGAAGAGTTTGAGTGGTTACATCGTGATGAGGGTGGTTTTTTAGAGTTTTTCAAAAACTTTTTAGGACAAGAAAAAAGTGTTACAAAACCAATGGAGTTTTTAAATCAATTTAAAGATATAGATAACCTATCATTTACTCACTGTGTGGAAGCAAGTGACAATGACTTAAAAAAGATAAAAGAGTTAAATGCTTTTGTAAATCATTGTGTAACTTCAAATAGATTGTTAAACAACACAAAGTTAGATATAGATAGATTAATTGATTTAAAAGTACCATTTACAATTGGTACAGATGGACTTAGTTCAAATAACTCTTTATCAATGTTTGATGAGTTAAGAAATTGTTTAATGATGCATGTGGATAAAAATCCAATTTCCTTTTCAAAAAGTTTACTTCAAGCGGCAACTATAAATGGTGCAAAAGCTTTAGGTTTACAAAAAGGACAATTAGTAAAAGAAAAAGATGCAGATATTATAGCAATCAACTTACCAGATAATATCAAAGATGAAGAGGATTTATGTATGAATGTAATTTTACATACTAAGTTTGTAAGTAAAGTTTTTATTGGAGGACAAAATGCTTAA